The genomic window TTGCAAACTGAGTTGTATAAGCCGAGCTTTTTGAGACAATAACTGCGAAGACTGCTTTCTTTGGACGATAACTACAACACGGCTGCAGTTCTATGTGTTAACTTTGCTGGTTGGCTAACAtgtaagctaactagctaaccttGTGGATTTTATCTCTAGCGTGCTAACCTagttgaatttatttcaattttgaCCATTTTTTGTTAGATATCCATAACATGTTGCACATACGTTTAGGCTTGTGGTGTATTTTATTTTTGTGATTAGCTGGTTTTGGAGTCCGACTGGTACAGTAACGCTATTTTTGCGGGAATTGTTTTTTTTCTGCAAGAAATGCTGGTTGTCCATTGTTAGCGAATAGATTAATGTTATTTTAGGTTCATAACCGTCGAATTAATGAGTGACGACAgacatttgttatttttgttacaCTAATTAAAAGTTACTTTATGAATGATGCAGTTATGTACTTTGTCCTTGCTCAGTCTCTTTGCTAGACCCAAAAGCAATAACTCGCTATAGGATGCCAATAACAGTGTTTTTCCTCTGTATTTGACACATAACTGAATTATGTACTAAACCAACCAGGTAAGACTAATAACCCTGTACAATGTCACTGAGGTGTGATCTCTGTCGCCCGCCTCAGTATAAGTCGTGGGGTGAAGTTCTGCATTCTGAGGGTGCTGCTGGAGTTGTAATTTTTGCTGAGAGCACCCAAGACACCTGCCCGCGCGCGCACACTGGCCTTGCCCTCAGTGTCAAAGAACTGACAGACGACCGCCGTGCACAAAGACGCTATGGAGTGAGTGATGGTTATTTAACCCACATTGGTTGTTATTAACGCTTACTTTTGACACACTGGTTGTATGCGGTGCCATTGAGATTCTCACTCCCCAATGTCCAATTGTGCCCAACCTCCTTTGCGTATTAGCCTTCCAAAAATTACCACATGTGCCACTAATATTATGAGCACCAAATTTCTAATTTGTACACACGTGCCTTTCCCTGCCCGTAGGCTTAGAGCGCTAAATATTAGCCTGGTCCTGTTGCGTGACATCTTTCCTACTCTTAAACGCTTGTTAACTGTGACCCCTGCCCAGATTTGCAACTCGGGCAATATAAAACAAACCCTGCTCCAAAACCTGCATATTGCCCCCTCCACACCATTCTAATATCCTGTTGTCTGAACAGTCAGTGGACACTCGTGTGCATCCATTTATTTGTAAAAAATGAATTGTATTGAGTGAGTTTTGGTTTGTATATCAATTGAAGTGCGATGTACAGCCACAAGTATGACGTAATGGTGTTTTTATATATTGTGATGGGTGTTGTCTGATTATTGCTGCTTATTCAGGGTCTTTTTTACAGTAGGACCGTCTGGATTTGCACCAGAGAAGATGTACCACCGATATTAAGGATAATTACTATACTACCAACACATGGACATCTGGAGACTTTTTAAGATGCTACACAATCATAAAACAAATCATTTGTGGAGGTGACAGGGCTGGAGCATAAGATGCTTCAAAACTATTTTCGATGTCTTGGTGATGCTGTTGATATAGGACCTGAATAATGTCAACAACAGTGTTTTATTAGGAACATTCCCTGCAACTCTATTTATATAAAAAGATGGTTGAGTAGTGTTCTTGCAGTGACACAGTTGATAATTGAGATTTCATCTGTCTCCACCAGTCGGTCCCCCACCACCAGCGCCCTGATGGCCAGCAACGTGACCAACAAGACAGACCCTCGCTCGCTCAACTCCCGGGTCTTCATCGGAAACCTCAACACACTACTGGTCACCAAGACTGACGTGGAGGCCATCTTCAGCAAGTATGGCAAGATCGTGGGCTGTTCTGTGCACAAGGGCTTTGCCTTCGTCCAGTTCGTCAACGAGAGATGCGCCCGGGCTGCCGTAGGGGGTGAGGACGGACGCATGATCGTGGGACAGGTGCTGGGTAAGAACTAAAGCCAGCTTCTGGAGCTGGTGAGCAATGCCTCAAATTGGCCTCAGGGTTCTTTAGGTAATGAACAAAACTGACATTTTAGGGTATAGCATCTTGCCTGCTTTGGAGGATAACTGTTTTTAAAGGTGGCTCTTTGTGACTACTGAATATGGATAAAGATTGTATTTCCAAGACTGACTCTGTCTTCTCTTCCCCAGACATTAACTTGGCCGGAGAACCCAAACCCCACAGGTCAAAGACCACAAAGCGCTCTGCGGGAGACATGTACAGGTCCGATTCAATGTAAAGAACCACGTTTTTAAATACTTAATTAAAATATGAACACGGTGTCTTTCCTCCTCTGCATGCATGCATCTTTTTTTGACCACTAATTTTCTTCTCCCCACAGCAGTCCCACATTTGATCTGGACTATGACTTCCAGAGAGATTACTATGACCGGTGAGCCCATTGCTTTGTCTGTTCCCATATCCTGTTTTAGCTCAAGTTAAATAAACTTAATATGCAAGCGGAATTAGAGTAAATTAAAAAGTTGGTTCATTCATTACTCTATTCTCAGAGTGTACTCGTACCCGTCCCGcgtgccccctcctcctccacccctgtcCCGAGCAGTGATCCCATCCAAGCGCCCGCGGGTCAGCATGACTGGAGGGGGTAGCCGCCGCACCAAGGCCAGTTTCTCCTCCAAGAGCAGCCAGAGGGCATCAAGAACAAGTTAGTACCCAGCCCTCTGCTCTAACCACTCAACTGACATACTACTCGTAATACACTTGAGCGCTAGCAGAGTTACAGCACTCCGGTGCAGTACATGCTGTCAATGCTTAAGATGAATCACGTGGCTAATGACACTTGTCAAACAGCTTCATTAGGCAGTGTGGTCAAAAAAGCTTAAACCATTTTCTTCTCCCGCTTCCTCTCTCAGTGAAAACAGATGACCTGCAGACCATCAAAAAGGAGCTGACGCTGATTAAACACAAAGTAGACTACCTGCTGGAGAGCCTAGGCCGCATGGAGAAGGACCACGGCAAGAAGTCAGGTAGGGTGCAGGAGGGTCACCTGAATCATGtgttcaaagtttaacaaacacATTCATGAGCTAGTTTGTACTGTTTATGTATCTCTGTATTCAGCAGACTTGTATACACAGATGGATTTCATCTTCAACTTTCTTTGACGACTTTTTATCTGTCTGGTTTGACCTCTTTCTCTGGGCAGAAGGGAAAGGTGCCAAGCCTGAACCTGGAGCGGTGTCCTCACTGCAGCACTCCAGCAACAAGGAGGAGAGCatcaagagggagagggagaaccaGGAGCTCAACGACTCTGAGGAGGGGGACCTGTTagaagaggaggtgggggggAGAAATGTAATGATGCTGCAAAAGATGAATGGTGGTGTATTTATGCTTATTGGATTGTTTGTACTCACCACCTAATCAATCATTGGTCTCTCAGGTAAAGAGTCAAGAcagggatgatgatgatgaagaggaggaaggagaacatGTGGATGGAGACGATGGTGACAGTGTCAACGGAGATGAGGATTCATAGACAGACGGATGCACACTTGTACAGACAAACACATCCACAACTTCCAGTGGGACCTCCGACTCCTATTTTAATTCCCACACTATGAAATGTCACTTACCTGCCCCCACTACCACCCTTCCATTGTCCCACAGGTATATTTTTTTCTTGACGCAATTTAGTTTGTCCCCATTTCAGCCCCCTCCTATCATTGTTATACATCTAGCATTGTCCTGCAGCCAATTACATTGGAACTAGCTGTAGGTAGCAAGCAGTAATACGTGATTTACTGTGCTGCTGTTCCTTTTTTTGACCTGCAGAGAGCAGAAATGGCCGTTTATTCTGACCTGGGCCACAAGTCAAATCACCACATTGGCATTACTAATCAAGAGATGACAACTTTAAAGATTGGGTTAAGGTTTGAAGAAACGGGCCCACTGAGTATGTATGTTCCTTATATTCATGTTATTATTTTTATACTAAGTTGTACTGTAATAAATTGCAATTAAATACTCTGATTAATGCTTTTTATTGAATTGAGCCAGGTTTTCTGATGAAAGCATTGTGTACATCACCACCACTATTTGGAGAGGTTACTTTGTTTGGATGTCAGATGACTGGCCCCGCAAGTGCTTTATCATGGTTACACTTAGACTCAAACAATGGTCCTCTCCTTGAAATCCAATAATGAGCTTCATGTTTAGTACACATTCAATGCATCTATTGGAGACAAACTGCCTATTTCTGGGCTTCGAGCAATTCATGTTGAAAGAATGCAATCCTTAAAGATATTCAAGTAAATAGTGTGATGGCATGTTTTTGGCTACAAAATGCCTCTTAATTTTGGTAAGCTATGTCTGAAATTAACCAGAGGACGGAGGGTATAACTATTTATTAAAGGATCCACAAACATGAAATTGGCACAGTATTGTGTTtagccggaagtttacatacacttaggatggagtcgttaacttttttcaaccactccacaaatctcttgttaataaactatagttttggcaaatcagGACATCTTTGTGCATAACAattgtctttaaacagcttgggaaattccaggaAATTGTCATGGCTTTGagctgtacctgtggatgtatttcaaggcgtgtctctgcttgacatgggaaacattgtAGACcgacaagtctgattcatccttaggagcaatttccaaacacctgaagttaccacgttaatctgtactTGCGTACCATCGTTTGTATAAACATGAGACCACTCAGgtagaagcgttctgtctcctagagatgaacgtactttgagaagtgcaaatcaatcccagaacagcaaagaccttgttggaggaaacgggtacaaaagtatccacagtaaaacaagtcctataccgacataacttgaaaggccgttCGCCAAGGAAGacaccactgctccaaaaaaagctgaactacggtttgcaacaaagattgtactttttggagaaatgtcctctggtctgatgaaacaaaactagaactgtttagaggagaaaggggaggcttgcaagccgaagattaccatcccaaacgtgaagcacgggggtggcagcagcatgtagtgggggtgctttgctgcagggggggactggtgcacttcacaaaatagatggcatcatgatgaaagattgtggatatattgaagcaacatctcaagacaggaagttaaagcttggtcgcaaatgggtcatgaccccaagcacacttccaaagttgtggcaaaatggcttaaggacaacaaagttaaggtattggagtggccatcacaaagccctgacctcgatcctatagaaaatttgtggacagaactgaaaaagagtgcgagcaaggaggcctataaacctgactcggtaacaccagctctgtcaggaggaatgagccaaaattcacccaaattattgtggaaggctacccgaaacgtttgacccaagttaaataatttaaaaggcgatgctaccaaatactaattgagtgtatgtaaacttctgacccactgggaatgtgatgaaagaaaaaagcagaaataaatcactattattcacattcttaaaatagtggtgatcctaattgacctaggATTAAATAttgggaaaaactgagtttaaatgtatttgtctaaggtgtatgtagacttctgacttcagctgtacATTATGAACCAATTAATTCCTTTTACTGTAGCATACGTACATTCTAATTGTTCCCTTTCGCACACATTTAAGTTACCAAGATCCCACATTAAACAGTAGCATTGCACGTAACAGTAATTCATCTGAGATACGGAGTAAATTTTCCTTCAAATATTTAGGGTAAAAGGGTTCTCTTTCCATTGGTGTTGAAGCTGGCTAACCTTCAGGTTCTCTTCAGGAAAGACGATACATCAGCACACTGAGCAGGACCATCACAGCTGAAAGGGAAGTATGGATTGACTGGATGTTATGGACCCGACAGAACACTGGGAAGCACTAGAATAGATATGACCCCCCCAGATCTATGGTTGATGAAGGGCAACTTCTAGCTCAAGCCTGATTTGCTTACCTTGGGATGTGACTGCGCTGCTgcctgctgttgttgttgttgcaacgTTGCTGGTAGGGTCAGCCAGGTTCAACGGTTTATTGGTCAAGCGTATGTTGATGTCACCAATACCCATACCTGAATAAGTAGGGATGAAGCAGAAGGCAGATGTTTAGAAGATAAAATAATTACAGTGAGGGGGGGTATGTGCCTGGTTCCAATAGCAGGTCAACACTTACCGTTTGTGACATTTCCCACAGCGAGGAAGGTGACGAAGGTGGTGACGTGACTGGTCCTGGTTGTTGCATTAACCGCTGGCACCATGAATTTACACTGTATGGAAGTCCCATTGACTGAGCCAGTGATGTTTTTCACAATCTGGAAACACAAGAAAAGGTGTTACATTTGCCTACAGTCAATAACCAACCTCAATAGTGTCAATTGATTAGATGAAAGCATCTTCACCCTTTGTGTCAGAGAAATTGTGTTGTTGAGGTTGTTGCGCTGGGCAGAGCGGAAGAAGAAACTGCCATTTCTGTTCTGGGCACAGATAAAAACCATAGACGTTCCCTATtcatagaagagagggagagcatggGTTACAGACAATCATCATTACCTCTACTACAACAACAATTTAATGTCCAAAAAAAGGTCCCTTAATGTCTTGTCTTTGGGAAGAAGTCCAAAAAGTAAtaattatgtgtgtgtgcatgtgttaccTCTGTCTCGTTGGCAGTCAGTCCTAGAGCGATGTATCCACTGGAGTCCCCAAGGAGCTCAACTAACAGGTCTACTCCATTAGGAGGAGAGGGGGCGGTGGTGGCGATGGAAGCGAAGAGGCAGCTTGTTTTTCCTGTAGGATCACATTGTTCTGGTGTCTCGACACACAGCTTAGTCAATCCACAGTCTGTCCGTGTGATATGCACCTGTCAAACCACACACAGCAAATCTAGTTCAAgttatgcacacacacaagttCATTTCAATATCTAAATTTGTGGGCTGTTGACTCATTGACATCATACCAATGACTTCTAAAATCATCTGCCTAACTTTGATTTGGGAGTGAACTATGACTTTAAGTTAGGATCTGGGGCCCGATTCACAATTTTCTTAAGAAATTTCTTAACTGACCATTTTTCCATAACTATAGACTTAAGAAGAAAGTTAAGCAAAGTTGCTATTCCTCAAACTTATTGGACATGTTCTTAAGGTTTTTCCCAAGTTTCTTCCTATGAAGAAAGTTATGAAATGGGATTTTTGAAAATAATGCTTTAGGATTTCTTATTTGAAATGTACTGAACTTTAGGACAGCTAAACCCTTGTCTTGAGACGACTAGATAACGTTAATACTTAAAATGTTCTTGCACCAGATACAGTTGGCAACCGGGTATTTAAATACAGAAAGAAAACAAATTAAATGTGAATTATCTAGCTAACTAGTAATTaacaatatattacaatattcTAAGTGTTAAATAGCTAGCGTTATCTCGTCAATTTGCAAAGAACTTGGCTAAGTTAGCTATGTTGTTGGCTAAAATGTCGGGACGCTTGGCTAGGGGAGGGAGGTAGCTAGCTACCCAGTTTACCGGTTGCGCAGTCCCTCTACCACCTTCTCCCCCAGCTGGTCTACATTAATGGTCTCTCAGCTCCCTTCTTAGCAGTCGACTTGATGTCGGACCACTTCTTTTTTAAGGCGTCACTGTCCTTTGCCATAACCCCGGCAGCATTGACCGACTCGGCCACTCGcccatcctctctcttcttttgTCTGCATTGACCCCGCAGTTATCAAGTGTCCCCAACAGCAACCTTTTCCTGGCTGCTATTTCCTCCACCATCACTTCAAGCTCTTGTTTGCTGAAAATGTTATTTTGATGTACAGTAGCTAACGCTAGTCTTCCTATAATGTGTGAGAAATAACGTTTTTTTTGTATGCGTGTATAAAGGGTTCGCGAGCTGGAGACATAAAGCAAAAAAAAATATTCTGGAGATATAAAGCAAAAAAAAGTAATAAAATGTAAACATCAACACTTATATTGGGCCAAATCCTATTATTCATGTCACATAGGCTTATTTATTAGTTTCAAGCACGTCACTAATGTCAATGCCACATAAGACGATATTTACGAAGTTCTTAAGAAATATATTTACGAAGTTTCTAAGAAAACGACGAATTCCCAGGAACATTTTGAGGAATCGCATTTACGGACCATTTTATGAacttattgtttttttttgttttcagcagctttttatttttttttcgtAAGTAATGTTTTGTGAATCCGGCCCCTGGTCCATAAAGGTGTTGCTGGAAAGAGTAGATTGAGAACCTTACCTCCGTATTATTGGCAAACGAGAGATGTCCGTTTCCACTAACACCTGGTGCCAGGCAGCCCATCACCATAGAGGCCACAAAGAGAAGTCCTCTGTCCATTCCTACATGGTAAATGGTGGAGAAAATAGAACAATTGTCAGAAATAAAATGTTTTACATAACTTTAAAAACACTAAATTGTTATCTTTTCTGATAGTAGAGAAATACATGTCATATTTTAAGAAGCCATCAACCAAATGTTTTAAATCTAAATGCAGAGTATTCTTAAATACAAATACAAGACTTACTTGGTCCTGTATTTAGTATTCTTATCCTTTAGTCAATACACTGCCTCAGCGGGATTAATACTTTCTAAATTCTGTAATATGTTTTTTACTCCTTATCTACATGTTCATGTGGAAGGAGGCAGGGCGTGGATTACCGGTAAAGGTGTGTTACCACGCAATGGAATAATACTGTATGTACGTATGAATTAAGAAATTCAGTTCCTCGTTTGCCCTGTCACATTGTGTATTTACAAAAAGGAAACTATTAGTCGAGACCAGtggttctcaatcctggtcctATGGACCCAAAGGGGTGCACATTATGTTTTTTTCCTTAGCACTACACAACTTATTCAAatcatcaactcatcatcaagctttgatgatttgaatcagctgtgtagtgctaaggcaaaggtcaaggtttgagaaccactggtcCAGACCAATTGTTGACAAAAGATCtggtctgattggtcaaaagaccaattattgGCAAAGGATTTTGATgcaattggtcaaaagaccaattattgGTGTAAGTGGTGTAAGCAAACTGAGAGAACTAGTGGGCTAAGTACTGATGTCAATTCAATTCTTCAACTGACCAACCCTATATTGATAGATACAAACCTACATGCATCCTCTCcattaggcttgggcggtataacAATGAGTTATTGTGAAATCACACATAGAAGGAAACAATGTGCGATTAAAAAGAAACCGGTCTGataatcaagtcaaatcaaatgttgtttgtcacatgctctaaatacaacaggtgttatacattacagtgaaacgcttacttacaagcccttaactaacaatgcagttttaagaaaaaaagagagagagaaaaaaaagaaagtaacacaaaataacaaggctatatacagggggtacttgcTGTATGGGATGAAAACGAGACAACTTTTCAGTCTGAGCAACTGTAGGCTACTAAAATGAGCAGATGCATACAGCCTATGTTCGCTGTCCATTtggtcagggtaaactaattggtaacgttatgtatttatagtacaTCTGTATTTATAGTCcagaaaatgtgaatgtgatcaaatttTGTTTATATTCCAAATCGGGCTGGCTAGGCTGCCAATACgttttcaataaaaaaatattaactGGAAATAATCAATcaacataatagtgatgacagATGTGAGTAAACAATTCTATAAGGCCTACAGTTGCATAGGACTGCATGATACAAACATTCATAAAGCAAACTCAGCCCTCAGTTGATGATCAGGGCGTTATTCAATAATGTTTATTGGGCTACTTTGATATATTAAGTGGGCGAGATGCCAACTCTTGTGTTTAACTTCACAGAGAAACTTGTTCAAACCTATGATGGCGCAGCTGTAATGGAATATATCTGATATTTTTATTTCCAGCTAAGTCCCCTGCAGTTCCCTGATTTTAAGAGGTGATGACCAGTCCACTCTACTACCATTGTCAACTCTGtcctgacatgaactgaagccaCGTCTCATGTGCCCGCTCATCCACTGGCACGTTGCATGTTTCCTCTCCAAGCACTGTGAGTACCCCTGTCAATTTTCTCTCATTAC from Oncorhynchus masou masou isolate Uvic2021 chromosome 3, UVic_Omas_1.1, whole genome shotgun sequence includes these protein-coding regions:
- the LOC135511548 gene encoding heterogeneous nuclear ribonucleoprotein C-like isoform X5, which gives rise to MDRSPTTSALMASNVTNKTDPRSLNSRVFIGNLNTLLVTKTDVEAIFSKYGKIVGCSVHKGFAFVQFVNERCARAAVGGEDGRMIVGQVLDINLAGEPKPHRSKTTKRSAGDMYRSDSISPTFDLDYDFQRDYYDRVYSYPSRVPPPPPPLSRAVIPSKRPRVSMTGGGSRRTKASFSSKSSQRASRTMKTDDLQTIKKELTLIKHKVDYLLESLGRMEKDHGKKSEGKGAKPEPGAVSSLQHSSNKEESIKRERENQELNDSEEGDLLEEEVGGRNVKSQDRDDDDEEEEGEHVDGDDGDSVNGDEDS
- the LOC135511548 gene encoding heterogeneous nuclear ribonucleoprotein C-like isoform X3, encoding MDIWRLFKMLHNHKTNHLWSRSPTTSALMASNVTNKTDPRSLNSRVFIGNLNTLLVTKTDVEAIFSKYGKIVGCSVHKGFAFVQFVNERCARAAVGGEDGRMIVGQVLDINLAGEPKPHRSKTTKRSAGDMYRSDSISPTFDLDYDFQRDYYDRVYSYPSRVPPPPPPLSRAVIPSKRPRVSMTGGGSRRTKASFSSKSSQRASRTMKTDDLQTIKKELTLIKHKVDYLLESLGRMEKDHGKKSEGKGAKPEPGAVSSLQHSSNKEESIKRERENQELNDSEEGDLLEEEVKSQDRDDDDEEEEGEHVDGDDGDSVNGDEDS
- the LOC135511548 gene encoding heterogeneous nuclear ribonucleoprotein C-like isoform X2, which gives rise to MDIWRLFKMLHNHKTNHLWSRSPTTSALMASNVTNKTDPRSLNSRVFIGNLNTLLVTKTDVEAIFSKYGKIVGCSVHKGFAFVQFVNERCARAAVGGEDGRMIVGQVLDINLAGEPKPHRSKTTKRSAGDMYSSPTFDLDYDFQRDYYDRVYSYPSRVPPPPPPLSRAVIPSKRPRVSMTGGGSRRTKASFSSKSSQRASRTMKTDDLQTIKKELTLIKHKVDYLLESLGRMEKDHGKKSEGKGAKPEPGAVSSLQHSSNKEESIKRERENQELNDSEEGDLLEEEVGGRNVKSQDRDDDDEEEEGEHVDGDDGDSVNGDEDS
- the LOC135511548 gene encoding heterogeneous nuclear ribonucleoprotein C-like isoform X4 produces the protein MDIWRLFKMLHNHKTNHLWSRSPTTSALMASNVTNKTDPRSLNSRVFIGNLNTLLVTKTDVEAIFSKYGKIVGCSVHKGFAFVQFVNERCARAAVGGEDGRMIVGQVLDINLAGEPKPHRSKTTKRSAGDMYSSPTFDLDYDFQRDYYDRVYSYPSRVPPPPPPLSRAVIPSKRPRVSMTGGGSRRTKASFSSKSSQRASRTMKTDDLQTIKKELTLIKHKVDYLLESLGRMEKDHGKKSEGKGAKPEPGAVSSLQHSSNKEESIKRERENQELNDSEEGDLLEEEVKSQDRDDDDEEEEGEHVDGDDGDSVNGDEDS
- the LOC135511548 gene encoding heterogeneous nuclear ribonucleoprotein C-like isoform X1, translating into MDIWRLFKMLHNHKTNHLWSRSPTTSALMASNVTNKTDPRSLNSRVFIGNLNTLLVTKTDVEAIFSKYGKIVGCSVHKGFAFVQFVNERCARAAVGGEDGRMIVGQVLDINLAGEPKPHRSKTTKRSAGDMYRSDSISPTFDLDYDFQRDYYDRVYSYPSRVPPPPPPLSRAVIPSKRPRVSMTGGGSRRTKASFSSKSSQRASRTMKTDDLQTIKKELTLIKHKVDYLLESLGRMEKDHGKKSEGKGAKPEPGAVSSLQHSSNKEESIKRERENQELNDSEEGDLLEEEVGGRNVKSQDRDDDDEEEEGEHVDGDDGDSVNGDEDS
- the LOC135511548 gene encoding heterogeneous nuclear ribonucleoprotein C-like isoform X6; translated protein: MASNVTNKTDPRSLNSRVFIGNLNTLLVTKTDVEAIFSKYGKIVGCSVHKGFAFVQFVNERCARAAVGGEDGRMIVGQVLDINLAGEPKPHRSKTTKRSAGDMYRSDSISPTFDLDYDFQRDYYDRVYSYPSRVPPPPPPLSRAVIPSKRPRVSMTGGGSRRTKASFSSKSSQRASRTMKTDDLQTIKKELTLIKHKVDYLLESLGRMEKDHGKKSEGKGAKPEPGAVSSLQHSSNKEESIKRERENQELNDSEEGDLLEEEVGGRNVKSQDRDDDDEEEEGEHVDGDDGDSVNGDEDS
- the LOC135511590 gene encoding putative ferric-chelate reductase 1; this translates as MDRGLLFVASMVMGCLAPGVSGNGHLSFANNTEVHITRTDCGLTKLCVETPEQCDPTGKTSCLFASIATTAPSPPNGVDLLVELLGDSSGYIALGLTANETEGTSMVFICAQNRNGSFFFRSAQRNNLNNTISLTQRIVKNITGSVNGTSIQCKFMVPAVNATTRTSHVTTFVTFLAVGNVTNGMGIGDINIRLTNKPLNLADPTSNVATTTTAGSSAVTSQAVMVLLSVLMYRLS